In Kwoniella shivajii chromosome 11, complete sequence, the DNA window AGGGCAACGACGTATAAATATACCATCATCTAATCAAAAGTAATCTTCTCACCTGCTCCCTCCAGAATTCCCACATTCTGCCTCTTAGCCATGGCAAGAGCTGCACCAGGTGCAGTTCTACCAGAGActtcccatttctttcctctcttatcgttcttcttttctggaGCAGGCACACCTTCTCCGTCATTGCCTTGTGCGGCTGGAGCTTCGCCTTCAGCATTTGTAGATTCGTAGAATCGTTTGGGTTTATCAGTCTTGGGTTTTGACCTTATACCACCGCTTCTCTTGGCCGCTTCTTCAGAGGCAAACTGAACAAAACAATCAGTACATGCATGATTGATGaggagaatcatcatgaactcacctccacAGTTAGCCGTCTACCATTGAAATAATGGTTCTTCCTATTTGCTAAAGCGACTTTGGCATGACGTGATGACAAGAAATCTAAGAATGCGAATCTGTGAAAGGCTAGTTAGCTATGATGGTAGACTGTCGGACAGGCGATGTATCGTTGATATGATGAATAACGTACCCTTTGCATCTTCCTGTATCTTCAAAAGCACCTAATCTGACCTTTTTCAAACCacttttctttccacctcTTTCAGCAATCTCATCCGCACCCTCTTCTGTCTCTATACCCTCTCTTTCAACGGCATTCCCCTCGACGAGATCACGAATGGCCAATTCTGTTGCATCAAACGGTAGGTTTCCCATATACACAGAGGACGTTTCTGGTCTTCGTGATGAAGAACCCAAGTCTTCTGCTTTGGTAGATAGTGGTTTAGGTGTTCGAGCATTCGGCGTAGGAGCGTGATCGTCACCTACGACAGGGATCAGCCTTTATGTGGATATCAATAAGAGTATCATACTtacccttcttgatcaacagTTTCCTTCCTTCAAAGAACTTTTCACTCAAGCCAACAGCCAGAGCTTGTAGTTCAGGTGAACGGAAATCGACATAAGCAAATCTAAGGAAAGCATTTCCATGATCAGTAACACGGTAATGTAAATaaatttgaaagaaaaagatgagacTAACCCTTTATTTTGCGCAAAACCATCTCTTGCGTTTTTCTTTGGCATATTTATCCTTGTTATGGATCCTTTACCAACTCCACCTGATTCAGTGATACCATTTTCGAAAAAATCAGTTAAACTTTCAACCGTAGTTTTGAAAGCTAAATTTCCGATCCAGATTGAATTTTGCCTTTTAGTTCCTACACCATTGACGAtcttcccatcatcttctccatcacctttttctGCACCGTCAGcacctttcaacttttcttGCTCCTCCAAATATGATTTGGTAGCTTTATAAGGTTTTTcatattctttctttttcggttgatcaatttcttctcctcttttgatttttttACGTTGTGCTCTTAGTTCGGCTTTTGATAGAGGCGCAGGTAAAGCTACGTTGATCTCTAATTCTTCCCCCTCAGCTACGATTggcctcttcctcttcttggaAGATTCAGCTTGGTCTTCGCCGTCAACCTCTTGGTTGACACTGGAAGGATCTTCAGCTAAATCCTGTTTAGCTAATTTAGCTGCCTTTCGAGCATCTCTGGCTGCTTGCTGTTCGGGAGTTCGACCagatttgaccttgaccatcttgCTTTCTGCCCCTTCTTCGGACATGTTTGATAGATTGCTGTCGTGGTGTTCTGCAGATTGCATTGTCGAATGAAGTATCGAATATCCATTGAACATATGTGCAAAACAGACCTCGAGCAAAAGTGGACGTTGGAAATCTTTGGATAAAATGAGAATAAATATTGAATGAAAAATATTCAACAGTACCACATAATTCATCCTTTCACCCTCCACTTGGTTATTTGGTTATTCTTTTGAGTGACAGCAACATTCgttctctcttccttgttcAGAATCACCCATTCTAGCATAGACAATCTTATCAAGCGAGCAGACGCAGACAAGATGGTGAGCTTGATCGAAGCGACTACCTGTCTGAGTTCCCATTCTCAAAGCTGACACTCATGTCACAGGCCGCCAATATATCCCTTCAATCTTCCTCCGTCCGAGATGTCACCAAGATGGAACGTATTGGTAGgtgatttcagctttgatgCATTTGACATAATGCTTCAAGTTGACCCTACTGGGACATGGTCAGGTGCCCACTCTCATATTCATGGTCTGGGCCTCGACTCCAACCTCGAGCCCCGAGCGAACTCACAAGGAATGATAGGTCAAGGTAAAGCAAGAAAAGCTGCTGGTGTCATATTGAAAATGGTGCAAGAAGGTAGAATAGCAGGTAGAGCTATATTAATGGCTGGTCCTCCAAGTACAGGAAAGACTGCTCTAGCAATGGGTACGCCTTCTACTGTAGGCGTGATTTACAGAAATGCTAACTCTTGAAAACGATCAGGTATGACTCAAACTTTAGGATCAGATGTACCATTTGTCATGTTGACTGCATCTGAAGTATTTTcattggaggtgagttgtgCTAAGAGATCACACCACTCAACTACACGAGCTAAAAAGATTTCGTAGATGTCAAAAACTGAATCATTGACTCAAGCTTTCCGACGTGCGATTGGAGTGAGAATAAAGGAAGAGACtgaattgattgaaggtgaagtagtGGAAATCCAAGTTGACAGAAGTGTTACCGGGGTGAGCAGGCTGTTTTCTCCTTCGTGATATCGTGCATGGCTTAAGAAAATCATGCGTAATAGGCAACGAAGACAGGTCGATTGACACTGAAAACGACGGATATGGAGACTGTATATGATTTAGGATCTaaaatgattgatcaattgcagaaagagaaggtttTGGCGGGCGATGTTGTCAGTATAGACAAGGCTTCAGGAAGAATATCGAAACTGGGTAGAAGTTTCGGTAGAGCAAAAGATTACGATGCCATGGGAGCAGACGTGAGTCGAGGTATCATTTATAGTGAACGTATCCCTTGGAAGGATGAGCTAACCGCTTGCTGTTGTATAGACTCGATTCGTCGCATGTCCAGACGGCGAACTTCAAAATAGAAAGGAAGTCGTTCACACCGTATCTTTACATGAGATTGACGTTATCAACTCTCGTACACAGGGTTTCTTAGCTTTGTTTGCTGGTGATACTGGAGAGATCAAGCCTGAGTTAAGAGATCAGATCAACACCAAAGTAGCGGAATGGAGGGAAGAGGGTAAAGCCGAAATTGTTCCAGGTGTAAGTCTTCCTCCTAGATCACGCAAAAGTCACGTCGCTGATACGACGTTTGATATAGGTCTTATTCATAGATGAAGTGCACATGCTAGATATAGAATGTTTCTCTTTCTTAAATAGAGCAATGGAGAACGAGTTAGCACCTTTAGTAGTCATGGCATCAAATAGGGGTATAACAAGGATAAGAGGTACAAAATACAAATCACCTCATGGTATTCCGGTAGATTTATTGGACAGAATGTTGATCATCTCAACAAAGAAatatgacgaagatgagatcagaGAGATTGTTAAGATAAGGTGAGCATGATTCGCTCAATTGATGTGATCCTCTCGCTGATAGTATGACCTGTCACGtagagctgaagaagaagatgtaaaacTCTCCATTGAATCTTTGGATCTTCTAGCTACAATGGGTATTCAGACTTCATTACGTTATTCGCTCAATTTGATCGCTCCTTCTCACCTTATAGcgcaaagaagaaaatcacCTCAAgtggatgtagaagatgttAGATTAGCATACAAGTATTTCTGTGACGTTGAAAGATCTGCTCAGTACGCAAAGGAAACCACTGGAATGATGTTCGGTGAAACTGAAGAAATCGGTTCGAATGGAATGCAAGTTGATCAATAGAGTATATGAAACCCACTCATGTATATCATAATTATGATTTTGTTTCCTGTACCGATTTACATAAAAGCTACAAGTAACATCTGATTATTCACAGTCAAGAGATTTACCCTATCGATCACGTCGCCTGTCCCTATCTCTATCATATCTGTCCCTTCTATCCTTATCGTCTCTTCTATCCCGGTCATCTCTATCCCTTCGATCGTAACTACCATTTCTATCTCTGTCGCCGTCatacctttcccttctctctctctccttgGCTTTCCTCCTAGCTCTCTCCTCATCCGTTTCataatctctttccctttctctagCTTTCCTCCTAGCTCGTTCTTCGTCAGTCTCGTATCTTTTACTTTCTctaatatcatcatcatccctccTTCGCTTACTGTCGCTCTCTGGGCTTGTCCTTCTGCTACTTCCATTGGGTGTACTGacaccagaagaagaaccttctttttccttcttgatcaataTTTCACCTAAATTATACTTCATACTGTCTCGTTTAGTGGTTTTAGGTTTTTTGGAACTTGATGAACTACCATTTCTACTTGGCGATAAAGGTTTCTCCAAGGCAGTGGCACCTAGACCCAATAGAGCAGGACGTAATTTTGGTTCGTGAATTTTGGTTCCTTCTTTTGAACTTGGATTCCAGCCCATTCCTCTAGCCATTGCTTCTCCAAATGCTGAAACTGGTATAGCTGCGTAATCTTCTGCCGTTGACTGTGTACCAATGTTGTCAGCGATACTTCTTCGCTTATTATCGGATTCACTTACTTCCTCCGGTAGTTCATCTATATCCCTTttgaaagcttcttcttcggtcaAATTGTTGGACGATATGACCAACTCCCTCTgtaatctttcttcttcagtttcTGTTTTCACATCTCCTGTCAAAATAGCTTGTAgagcttgttcttccaatGTTAAAGGTTCTTTCTTGACAGAGGgcgcttcttcttcctcttttacTGAGATGTCGGTTGGTGCTTCTTCTACGTGTTCAATCTTCACTGTTGAGTACCCATCATTATAATCTATGTTATCCAATTTACGAAGACCAGAACGTTGAGGACCGTCACCAGTCCGTTCGTGTGTTTCGACAGTTTCTTTTGAGTCTTTGGTCTCAGGTCGATAGGATGGTGCTTTCcgtgatgaagaggaggcTGTGGCTGCATTTCTCCAATCTTTATTTGGCAAAGCTGGAATAACCAGAGGTCCAGCGGGTTTTTCGCCTCTGCCATTCCAAACACAAATCAGCTGAGGTTCCCGGTCTATAGGTGGAACAGAGGTAGACATGACATACCCTAACACTCTGCCATTTCCGAAACCTTCGATCTTCTCATCCCTCGGTCTACTTGAATGCCTTCCGCTTGAATGaaaatcttcatcttcatcttctgattcatGACCATTCTCGAACAGCCGCCTTGAAGGTGGACCAACCTTATTTCTGAAAGACCCTCCGTTGCCCAAGGGTGAAGGTCTATATGGAGCCGAGGAAGGCGGCCTGACAGTAAATGAGATCGGCTGGGACATTTTTAGCCAGCTGCCCTTTTCGATGTGATGGGTGTCGTAGGATAAAGAATGGACAGGGGTAGAATGGTGCAAGTGGAATATATACGATGTTTTAGGTGGCGAGAGTGGGACAAGCAAAGTTGTCTGTGACACAGCGTGGTGCTCACGTGGAGGGAGTTTACTTCTCTTTACGTAAGGCTGATTCTGCTCAAAGTACTGGGACACCTGAATGACGCTAGCAAGCAGTCTGGAAGAGGATGATTGAATTCATGTTCAATTCCTTTCATAGCTATATCCCACTCATCTCGTCTTGACATATTCACAGCTGCCTGAGAATTATTAGAGCACAATGACAGCTGTCGCCGCCCCTATTcctcctcccttcttctcgcCTTATCTAGACGATCAGTCGAACAAAATCAACTCAAAACCTGTACCATGGGAGGTGAGCGATTTCGCTTTAACGGATATGGACGTATACTGATTTTATTCATGATGATAGGGCTATCAACGAGCTAAATTACTCTCCGCCGATGAATTATCATTATtaaaatcaatcaacaagCTTGTAGGTCTCTGTCTAAACGATACACGATTGTTATGTTGCTAACGT includes these proteins:
- a CDS encoding RuvB-like helicase 2, whose translation is MSQAANISLQSSSVRDVTKMERIGAHSHIHGLGLDSNLEPRANSQGMIGQGKARKAAGVILKMVQEGRIAGRAILMAGPPSTGKTALAMGMTQTLGSDVPFVMLTASEVFSLEMSKTESLTQAFRRAIGVRIKEETELIEGEVVEIQVDRSVTGATKTGRLTLKTTDMETVYDLGSKMIDQLQKEKVLAGDVVSIDKASGRISKLGRSFGRAKDYDAMGADTRFVACPDGELQNRKEVVHTVSLHEIDVINSRTQGFLALFAGDTGEIKPELRDQINTKVAEWREEGKAEIVPGVLFIDEVHMLDIECFSFLNRAMENELAPLVVMASNRGITRIRGTKYKSPHGIPVDLLDRMLIISTKKYDEDEIREIVKIRAEEEDVKLSIESLDLLATMGIQTSLRYSLNLIAPSHLIAQRRKSPQVDVEDVRLAYKYFCDVERSAQYAKETTGMMFGETEEIGSNGMQVDQ